In Sulfuricurvum sp., a single window of DNA contains:
- a CDS encoding metal ABC transporter ATP-binding protein: MPLKFSPSLFDVNSLNFERQGNLVLKEATFRILPGEYCAIIGPNGGGKTTLIRLLLGLEKSTSGEIKLFGTPQNRFRDWNRIGYVPQRSALVDSTFPATVREVVGMGRYARRGILGFESAEDKAAIAEAMELMGVSDLSDRLIGNLSGGQRQRVMIARALASNPEVLIVDEPNTGVDVESQHRFYELLRTLNRTKKMSILFITHDIGVIAEDISRVLFVNQTLLVSQSPAEMIRCDEMSRLYGVPAHVVCHNH; the protein is encoded by the coding sequence ATGCCGTTGAAATTTTCCCCGAGTCTTTTCGATGTGAACAGCCTCAATTTTGAACGACAGGGAAACCTAGTCCTCAAAGAGGCAACATTTCGTATTTTACCGGGAGAGTATTGTGCCATTATCGGACCAAACGGCGGAGGAAAAACGACCTTGATCCGTCTTTTGTTGGGGCTCGAAAAATCGACATCGGGTGAGATCAAGCTGTTCGGAACTCCCCAAAACCGCTTTCGTGATTGGAACCGTATCGGATACGTTCCTCAGCGCTCCGCTCTCGTAGACAGCACGTTTCCCGCCACGGTACGCGAGGTAGTCGGGATGGGACGCTATGCCAGAAGAGGAATTTTGGGATTTGAATCGGCCGAAGATAAAGCTGCTATCGCAGAGGCGATGGAGCTGATGGGTGTTAGTGATTTGTCAGACCGCCTCATCGGCAATCTTTCCGGCGGTCAGCGTCAAAGGGTTATGATTGCACGTGCCTTGGCCTCTAACCCTGAAGTGTTGATTGTAGATGAACCTAATACCGGAGTTGATGTCGAATCGCAGCACCGTTTTTATGAACTGCTCCGAACGCTTAACCGTACCAAAAAAATGTCCATCCTTTTCATCACCCATGATATCGGGGTGATAGCCGAGGATATTAGTCGTGTTTTATTTGTCAATCAAACCTTGCTGGTTTCTCAAAGTCCGGCTGAAATGATTCGGTGCGATGAGATGAGCCGGCTCTACGGAGTACCTGCCCATGTCGTTTGTCATAATCATTAG
- a CDS encoding zinc ABC transporter substrate-binding protein has protein sequence MDTKRLIVFGGIIAAIVIGMSFFSPKLQIKQESIASPVVSVSTFSLYEVARAVAGETLEIHPIIPLGTDAHMFSPNPKQVSGITESALFIYNGAGFETWAENLKQTLPKTTQVIDMSQKVALIKSEGHGEHDQGEEHHHGMYDPHYWLDIDNMIKMTQILESEFSKLSPANAELYHGNAAAYIGKLQKLKSEYTAGLAECKNRTLITNHDAFGYLAKANHLENVSVIGLSSDEQPSAKNIADIINLVKEHGVKTIFFEEFINDNVSQTIARETGAKAQSLQPLENISEDELKSHQTYLTIMDENLKKLREAMECR, from the coding sequence ATGGATACCAAACGACTGATCGTTTTTGGCGGTATTATTGCCGCAATCGTTATAGGAATGAGTTTTTTCTCCCCAAAGCTTCAAATAAAACAAGAATCGATAGCATCTCCGGTAGTTTCTGTGAGCACTTTTTCGTTATATGAAGTTGCCCGAGCGGTTGCCGGAGAAACATTGGAGATCCATCCGATTATTCCATTGGGAACGGATGCGCATATGTTCTCCCCGAATCCGAAGCAGGTGTCCGGCATTACCGAATCGGCATTGTTTATTTACAACGGTGCCGGATTTGAGACATGGGCGGAAAATTTGAAACAAACTTTGCCGAAAACTACACAGGTCATCGATATGAGTCAGAAAGTTGCACTGATCAAAAGCGAAGGGCATGGGGAACATGATCAAGGCGAAGAACATCACCACGGCATGTATGATCCGCACTACTGGCTTGATATCGATAATATGATTAAAATGACACAGATACTTGAGAGTGAGTTCTCCAAACTTTCTCCGGCTAACGCAGAACTGTATCACGGGAATGCCGCTGCTTACATCGGAAAACTCCAAAAACTAAAATCTGAGTACACTGCCGGATTAGCTGAATGTAAGAACCGTACCCTGATTACCAACCACGATGCGTTCGGATATTTGGCAAAAGCAAATCATCTTGAAAATGTATCGGTGATCGGTCTCTCCTCCGATGAACAGCCGAGTGCGAAAAATATAGCCGATATTATTAATCTGGTAAAAGAGCACGGGGTAAAAACTATTTTCTTCGAAGAATTTATTAACGACAATGTTTCTCAAACGATCGCCCGTGAGACGGGAGCAAAAGCGCAAAGCCTTCAGCCGTTGGAGAATATTAGTGAAGATGAGTTAAAATCGCATCAAACCTATCTCACGATTATGGATGAGAACTTGAAAAAATTACGTGAAGCGATGGAATGCCGTTGA
- the secG gene encoding preprotein translocase subunit SecG has product MTGILLIVQIVLVVMITIAVLLQKSSSIGLGAYSGSNESVFGAKGPGTFLAKVTFFLGFIFVVNTIALGYFYAQQKSASVVDAMVENNDVAAPTINVVNDINKTTK; this is encoded by the coding sequence ATGACAGGTATACTGCTCATTGTGCAGATCGTTTTGGTTGTTATGATCACCATCGCTGTACTCTTACAAAAAAGCTCTAGCATCGGTTTAGGGGCTTACAGCGGCTCAAACGAATCAGTGTTTGGAGCTAAAGGACCGGGAACTTTTTTAGCAAAAGTTACCTTTTTCCTCGGATTTATTTTCGTTGTCAATACAATCGCATTGGGCTATTTTTACGCTCAGCAAAAAAGTGCTTCCGTTGTAGATGCTATGGTAGAGAACAATGACGTTGCAGCTCCGACGATCAATGTCGTAAACGATATCAACAAAACCACCAAATAA